A genomic stretch from Anoplopoma fimbria isolate UVic2021 breed Golden Eagle Sablefish chromosome 8, Afim_UVic_2022, whole genome shotgun sequence includes:
- the ccdc181 gene encoding LOW QUALITY PROTEIN: coiled-coil domain-containing protein 181 (The sequence of the model RefSeq protein was modified relative to this genomic sequence to represent the inferred CDS: inserted 1 base in 1 codon), producing MSEVVCKKPQEEYEDDFEKDLDWLIGEESRSEDQGPDFNDIEAEIDKELEEDEKQKGKKRKPKSHKEEKRSKKTEELDEDEERWPSPMEPLEYDSDRDSPNKSSPIXPPPPGMDDQTDEEKKYILEKIQQANRDLHDQATPDMTRHRRLHFKETLVDLVVPPLQDGNAGEGEGGQCNKDSEAEAEVSGKLSQLKLSPREESVRSGNAGETIEGGVKEGRVLVEKDGKFDLVSLKEVESQRLLPPIVNNGSDSPRHQQQTVSSSRTHGSSSSPRPRAGSSPFQHGIDHLRAPKPPAQPRNRPSSASHSQKGNQRRGIKRRVQSATGTPCQATYTLSPQQKELLQRIQERKEKLAREEEQRKQEEEEQKRQENELAFKAWLLRKREQFQEEKRIQRAQEMERMSSKPKDTNDSEESFRLWLQRKQEQQQKERQLVELKRLEEDGGYLLRSREECERAFKLWLKRKRAEQRAEQQAARERSRRLVLEERNARRMRDLLCSVNETKPFRFSEQLAYHF from the exons ATGAGTGAGGTGGTTTGCAAAAAGCCTCAGGAGGAATATGAGGACGACTTTGAGAAGGATCTGGACTGGCTGATCGGAGAGGAAAGCCGTAGTGAAGACCAG GGTCCTGACTTCAATGACATAGAGGCAGAAATTGACAAAGAactggaggaggatgagaaacagaaaggaaagaaaagaaaaccaaaaagccacaaggaggagaagagaagcaagaaaacagaggagctggatgaagatgaggagaggTGGCCTTCACCTATGGAGCCATTGGAGTATGACTCAGACAGAGACAGCCCTAATAAATCATCACCTA ACCCCCCACCTCCAGGGATGGACGACCAGACAGATGAGGAGAAGAAGTACATCCTGGAGAAGATCCAGCAAGCTAATCGAGACTTGCACGACCAAGCAACTCCAGATATGACAAGGCACAGGCGgctgcattttaaagaaacgCTGGTGGACCTGGTGGTGCCTCCGCTGCAAGATGGAAACGCCGGTGAGGGGGAAGGGGGACAGTGCAACAAGGATTCAGAGGCAGAGGCTGAAGTGTCGGGGAAGCTTTCCCAGCTCAAACTTTCCCCTCGGGAGGAAAGCGTAAGATCTGGCAATGCTGGGGAGACCATTGAGGGAGGGGTAAAGGAGGGTAGAGTCCTTGTAGAAAAGGATGGTAAGTTTGATCTGGTGAGTCTGAAAGAGGTGGAAAGTCAAAGACTTCTCCCTCCCATAGTGAACAACGGCAGTGACTCCCCACGtcatcagcagcagactgtGAGCTCCAGTAGGACCCACGggtcctcctcgtctcctcgtcCTCGTGCCGGCTCTTCCCCCTTCCAGCACGGCATAGATCACCTCCGTGCCCCCAAACCTCCTGCTCAGCCCAGGAACAGGCCCAGCTCAGCCAGCCACAGCCAGAAAGGCAACCAGAGGAGAGGCATCAAGCGGCGGGTGCAGTCGGCCACCGGGACACCCTGCCAGGCCACCTACACCCTTTCCCCCCAGCAGaaagagctgctgcagaggatccaggagaggaaggagaaactGGCCAGAGAG gaggagcagaggaaacaggaggaagaggagcagaagaggcaGGAGAATGAGCTGGCGTTTAAGGCCTGGCtgctgaggaagagagagcagtTTCAGGAGGAGAAAAGGATCCAACGGGCccaggagatggagaggatgagTTCTAAG CCAAAAGACACCAACGACTCGGAAGAGTCCTTCCGGCTTTGGCTTCAGAGgaagcaggagcagcagcagaaagagagacagctgGTGGAGCTCAAGAGGCTCGAGGAGGACGGTGGTTACCTCCTACGCAGCCGAGAGGAGTGTGAACGTGCCTTTAAACT GTGGCTGAAGAGGAAACGGGCGGAGCAGCGAGCGGAGCAACAGGCAGCTCGAGAGCGCTCCCGCAGGTTGGTGCTAGAGGAACGCAACGCACGACGCATGAGGGACCTGCTCTGTTCTGTCAATGAAACCAAACCATTCCGATTCAGCGAACAGCTGGCCTACCACttctaa
- the cpox gene encoding oxygen-dependent coproporphyrinogen-III oxidase, mitochondrial, with protein MATIVFCSLNKTAQTTARRCSMSHLKRLASSRGLHLPVTLLPGARWFCRGSSVRFMSQGTAGRSAAGRTRSGALALTGAAALTAAAGAVVVGLLANADHFQRAEMATKVSPVAEQEGDILERCRGFMSPPVTDVGVLQQRKEEMRTRMEMLIMQTQADFCNALEKVDGGTFKVDRWKRNEGGGGISCVMQDGKVFEKAGVNVSVVFGNLTEEAAKQMRSRGKVLKGKDGKLPFCAMGVSSVIHPKNPHIPTVHFNYRYFEIEEEDGTKQWWFGGGTDLTPVYVNKKDAFHFHNTLKEACDKHHLQYYPDFKKWCDRYFYIRHRGETRGIGGIFFDDLDTPSQEEAFNFVKSCARTVVPCYLPIVSKHLNDSFTDEEKDWQQVRRGRYVEFNLVYDRGVKFGLATPGSRIESILMSLPLTARWEYMHEPAKGTLEAEMLEVLRNPKEWV; from the exons ATGGCCACGATTGTCTTCTGCTCGCTAAACAAGACGGCTCAGACCACAGCGAGACGATGCTCCATGTCACATTTAAAGAGGCTGGCTAGTTCACGGGGTTTGCATTTGCCAGTGACACTCCTTCCGGGTGCAAGATGGTTTTGCAGGGGCTCCAGCGTGCGGTTCATGTCCCAGGGGACCGCAGGCAGGTCTGCAGCCGGGAGAACCAGGAGCGGAGCCCTGGCGCTCACTGGAGCCGCAGCACTCACAGCAGCAGCGGGGGCGGTGGTGGTGGGGTTGTTAGCCAATGCAGACCACTTCCAGCGTGCAGAGATGGCAACCAAGGTATCTCCAGTGGCCGAGCAAGAGGGGGATATCTTGGAGAGATGCAGAGGGTTCATGTCTCCTCCGGTGACCGACGTCGGTgtgctgcagcagaggaaagaggagatgaggacCAGGATGGAGATGTTGATCATGCAGACGCAGGCTGACTTCTGCAACGCCCTGGAGAAGGTGGACGGCGGGACGTTCAAGGTGGACAGGTGGAAGAGAAATGAAG GTGGCGGAGGAATCAGCTGTGTGATGCAGGATGGAAAGGTGTTTGAGAAGGCAGGAGTCAATGTGTCTGTGGTGTTTGGAAACCTGACCGAGGAGGCTGCCAAGCagatgaggagcagagggaAAGTCCTCAAAGGGAAAGATG gTAAGCTGCCATTTTGTGCCATGGGTGTGAGCTCCGTCATCCACCCCAAGAATCCCCACATCCCCACAGTGCACTTCAACTACAGATACTTTGAAATCGAGGAGGAAGATG GCACCAAGCAGTGGTGGTTTGGTGGAGGCACAGACCTGACTCCAGtttatgtcaataaaaaagatGCCTTTCACTTCCACAACACCCTGAAGGAGGCCTGTGACAAGCACCACCTGCAGTATTACCCCGACTTTAAGAAATG gtGTGACCGATACTTCTACATCCGGCACCGAGGAGAGACTCGGGGTATAGGAGGGATCTTCTTCGATGACCTGGACACCCCGAGTCAGGAGGAAGCATTCAACTTTGTCAAGAGCTGCGCCCGAACTGTGGTGCCCTGTTACCTGCCCATTGTCTCCAAACACCTCAATGACTCCTTTACTGACGAGGAGAAGGACTGGCAGCAGGTACGACGAGGACG GTACGTGGAGTTCAACCTGGTGTACGACAGGGGAGTGAAGTTTGGCTTGGCCACGCCTGGCTCCAGAATTGAAAGCATTCTCATGTCCCTCCCCCTCACTGCCAG GTGGGAGTACATGCACGAGCCTGCCAAAGGTACCCTGGAGGCTGAGATGCTGGAGGTTTTACGAAACCCCAAGGAGTGGGTGTGA